The Enterobacter asburiae sequence GACGTCAGCTTGGATACGCGTCATTTGTGGGAGTGGCTTACAGAACCGCTCTGGAGCCTGAAAGGAAAACTGTAATGGGATCACTGAACTGGACAGGGAAAAGACGGCTTCCCCTCATCCGCCAGACAGAGTCAGCGGAGTGTGGCCTGGCGTGTCTGGCAATGATGGCCAGTTGGCACGGTCTGCAGACGGATCTACCCACGCTCCGTGAACGCTTCAGTATCAGTACTCAGGGAATGACCCTGCAGAGACTGATTGAATGTGCAGCCGGTATCCATTTGTCTTCCCGCGCCGTCAGGCTGGAGCCGGAAGACCTGAAGTCTCTTTCTCTACCCTGTATTCTCCACTGGAACATGAATCATTTCGTTGTACTTCATAAGGTTCGCGGTAGCAGGCTGGTTATACATGATCCCGATAAGGGGAAGGTGACAATTTCCCTGACGTACGCAGGGAAGCACTTCACCGGCGTCGCGCTGGAGCTGATGCCAGCCAGCGATTTCACCGCCAGGGATGAAAGAAAGAAAATTCGTCTGCGCCAGCTGACAGGAAAAACACCCGGCCTGCTGCCGGCAATGTCACGCATCATCGTTTTTGCCCTGGCACTGGAGATACTGACATTAGGAAGTCCTCTTCTCAACCAGTTGGTGATTGATGAGGTCCTGGTTGCCGCCGATCGAAGCCTGTTGACCGTTATTATCATCGCCCTGTTGTTGCTGTCACTTACCCAGATGCTGCTGTCGCTGGCCCGTCAGTGGGCCAGTCTCACCCTGTCTGTTAATTTTAATATGCAGTGGACTGCCCGGGTGTTCCATCATCTGGTCCGTCTCCCTCTCTCCTGGTACGATGCACGCAGTAAGGGGAGTATTAACGCGCGTTTTGATGCGGTAGATACCATCCAGCAGGCGCTGACCACGCAGGTACTTGAAGGCATTCTGGATGTGCTGCTTGTGGTGACTGCACTCTGTATGATGTTGTTATACAGTCCTGAAATGACGCTGATAGCGGTACTGGCAGCCGTCATCTACGGCGTGCTGAGAGTGCTCTGGTATCCGTCTCTTCGACAGTCTGCAGAAGACGCTTGGGATGCTGGTGCCAGGGAATCAGGATATTTTCTTGAAACCCTTAACGGGATCCTAAGCCTGAGAATAAACGGTGTGACTGCATTTCGGGAAGCCGCCTGGCTGAATCTCAACGTCACCCGGAGAAATACGCAGTTGCGCCAGAGTCGTCTGCTGATGTGCTATGACATTGCGCACACCTTGACCGGCAGTGTGGTATCGGCGGTTATTTTGTGGAAGGGTGCTGGCGAGGTGATGAATGGCACTTTTACTGTCGGTATGTTGGTTGCCTATTTGTCTTATCAGATGCGTTTTTCTTCGAGTATTAGCAGCCTTACTGACAAGTTTTTTTCCTGGCGAATGCTTGATGTTTATAATGAGCGTCTGGCTGACATTGTGCTAACCCAAACAGAAGGGCATCAGCAACGGTCCGTTCATGAAGATGTCAGTACTTCTGTCATTACCTCCGTAGTCAGTGGGACTCCGAAAGCTCATCCCCCGTTATCTATCGAGCACATCGTATTCAGCCACAAGGGCGGGAACAAACCGATACTTCGCGGAATTTCACTGGTGCTTCAGCCAGGTGAAGTAGTGGCCATTACGGGTAAATCTGGGTGCGGAAAATCGACGCTGGTAAAACTTATCTTGGGAATTCATATTCCTGATGAAGGGACAATCAGAACATTTGGCATACCGCAAACGCACCCCGATTATTTTCAGGTACGACGGCGGATTGGTACCGTATTGCAGGATGATCACCTTTTCAGAGGATCCATTGCAGATAACATCATTTTCTTCAGCGAAGACCGCAATCAGGAAAGAATGATCCAGTGTGCCCGTCTGGCGCTAATTGACACTGATATCATGGCAATGCCGATGGGATATCAGACATTAATCGGTGAAACCGGTGGTGTACTCTCCGGAGGGCAAAAGCAACGTATTTTGCTGGCAAGAGCGTTGTACAAACAACCGGGGTTTTTGTTACTGGACGAAGCGACCAGCCACCTTGATGTTGAGAGTGAAATACAGATAAGCCAGACACTACGCCAGTTGGGGCTACCTGTCCTGCTGGTTGCCCATCGCCCGGAAACCATTGCCTCTGCCGACCGGGTTCTGTATCTCGCAGATGGATATTTGGAAGAACAAAAATGCCAGTACACAGGTGATAACGATTATATAGTTTATGAAGCCAATGATGATAATGTGGTTAAGGAGACCTGACTATGGAATATGCTATATTCAGCGGGATATTTACACTCGCATGACCAAAAGAAAGTATGCAATATCTGCACCTTGCTCAGGGCGGGCGGTCATATCCGAGAGCATTCTTCCGATCTAATTCAAATATAATTAGTTTACTAACTCCTTCTTGATGCGGTAGAACGTTGCACGGCTGATATCTGCAGCTTTCATGATGTGGGCTGGTTTAACATTCTGCGCCAGCATTTCACGCACTGTATCACGGGCTTCCATATCTTTTTGTTTTCCCGTATACAAGCCTGCCTGTTTTGCTCTTTCGATCCCCTGTGCCTGGCGTTTACGGCGGGTTTCATAATCTTGTCGTGCCATTGTCGCAAGGATATCGATCATCATAGCATTGACGGCCCGAAGAATGCCGCTGGTAACGTCGTTACCGTACATTTCAACCATCTGCCAGCTTGTTGGCAAATCCATTATTTGCTGTTCTGTCGATTTCAGGGAAATGGCGCGTAGAGTAGCACATTCAGCCAGGCGCAATCCTCTGCGGATGCCGTTGAGCGTTTCGGCACAAAATCAAATCGCTTAAGCACATTACGTTATTGCGGCCGGCATTACAGTGGGGCTTCCGGTAAAGCAGAGGGAGCACCCATGAAAAAGCGAAGTGTGATCGCAATAGCCGCTCTGGCGGCAATCAGTTTTCAGGTTTCAGCGGCAACGCCTTTCAGCATCACCAGTCAGGATATTTCCGGCGAGCGCCATTTAGCGCAGCCGCAGGTATTCGAGGGATTCGGCTGCCACGGTGGTAACCAGTCTCCGCAGCTGGCGTGGACAAATCCGCCCGCGGGTGCGAAAAGTTTTGCCATTACGGTCTATGACCCGGATGCCCCCACCGGCAGCGGCTGGTGGCACTGGACAGTAGCCAACATTCCCGCGAAAACAACGACGCTGCCCGCTGGGGCCGGAAACCCTAATGGCGAGAAATTACCTGCCGGTGCGGTGCAGGGGCGTAATGATTTCGGTTATTCTGGATTCGGCGGAGCATGTCCGCCCGCAGGAGATAAGCCTCACCGTTATCAGATTACCGTCTGGGCGCTGGACGTGGATAAACTGCCTGTCGACAAAAATGCCAGCGGCGCGCTGGTCGGCTTTATGCTTAATAGTCACGTTCTGGCAAAGGCGCAGTTAACCGCAACCTACAGCAGATAAGGATGAACCGGTGCAGGAGTTCCATTTTCGACATAAACACCTGACGGCGGGTGAAGTGACCGCCAGCAAAATGCATCGCCTGCACCAGGTTAAGCTCTTTTTTCCGGCCATTTGTCATATCACGCATGGCAGCAAGGTGATTGTGCAGGACGACAACCGACTGGTGGCAACCCGGGATGAGCTGATTATTATCCCGGCCAATACGGCGATGGAGATTATCAATCAGCCTGTAAACGGTCTGTTTCACTCGGATTTGCTGATGTTGTCCCCGGAGATCGTCGCCGAGTTTAAGGCACATTACCTGAAATCCTGGCCGCGCACGACGCTGCATTCGCTTTGTGCTCCGCTGAGCGAAGGGCTGGCGTTTATGTGGGATAACCTGCTGCACGCCGTGCGTCAGGAGTTACCGGAGGCGTTGCAAAAACATCAGGCCTTCGGTCTGTTGCTGGCCTTGCTGCATGACGGCATGGCAGGTCCGCTGCTTGTTGAGCGGAGCAGTAACCTGACCGAGCAGGTGCGGCAGTTCATTATGCTGTCGCCCGCCAGAGCATGGACCGCGCAGGACGTTGCCAGCCGTCTCGCATTAAGCGTGCCGACGCTACGCAGGCGGTTACGCGAGGAGTCGCAGAGTTTTCGCCAGATTGTCGAGGAGGTGAGGATGGCCGTTGCTTTGTCGCAGCTACAGTCAACCCGATTACCGATTGGCGAAATCGCATTACAATGTGGGTATCTTTCCAGCTCTCGTTTCACCGCCCGTTTCCGGCAGCACTATGGTTGTTTGCCGAAAACGCTACGTTAAGGAGAAGAATAATGTCAAAAGTCTGCACCATTGCCTGGGTTCACGGCGTCGTTCAGGGCGTCGGGTTCCGCTACAGCACTCAGCGCGAGGCCGTTCAGCTTGGGCTTACGGGATACGCGCGAAATATGGACGACGGCAGCGTTGAGGTGGTCGCCTGCGGCGAAGCGGAGCAGGTCGACAGGCTGGTGGCGTGGCTGAAGGCGGGCGGGCCGCGCAGCGCGCGGGTTGATAAGGTGCTAACGGAACCGCATCAACCCGGCCGGGAGTACGTTAACTTCGGTATACGCTACTAAATGCACTTCACCGGTTTTGGCAGGCCGGCAATTTTAGTGGCCTGTTTTGCCGGGCCCTTCGGGAACAGACGATACAGATAGCGGCTATTGCCTTTCTCTTCGCCGAACTTGTTGGCCATGGCTTTGACCAGCATGCGGATCGCCGGAGAGGTGTTGAATTCGAGATAGAATTCACGCACGAAACGCACCACTTCCCAGTGTTCGGGGGAGAGGGCGATGCCTTCGTTTTCGGCGATTTTCTCCGCCAGCGGCTCGCTCCATAGCGTCGTGTCTTTCAGATAGCCTTCGCTATCGGTCTCAATTTCCTGGCCTGCAAAAATGAACATAGTGCTCTGTCGATAAAGTAAAAACCGCCCCTAGTCTAGCAAATAAGGGGCGGAGTGAGAAACCTCGACCTACAGAAGAAGCTGGAGCAGATTGTTGGCATTAAGCTTTTTCAGCGCGTTGCATTTATACGTCGAGACCTGTTTTTCACTCATCTGTGTCATATGCGCGACGTGCCTTACCGATTGTCCGTTCACCAGCCTGTCGAGAACGTTGAACTCCATGCCCGTCAGGCAACAATTCAGGGTCCGCACCCGGCGGGGCTCTCTGGCAAGCAGATATGCCGCATCCGCAACGGCAATCCGGTCGTCAATGATATATAAGGTCAGCGTGGCAAACCGCTTTCGCAGATGGGTAGCCAGCGCCCAGCCTTTTTCATTGCACACCAGATACACCGTTCCTTCCCAGCACCTGGCCTCCAGCTGCAGCAGAATGTCGACCAGCGCCAGATGCGCCCCCGAGACGGAAAAGCGGCAGCGAACAACGAGGGTGTCGCAGGCCAGCAGCGAACGGCACCACTTTACAGTACCGCTCTCAACCTGCGTCTGAGCGTTACGACGCAGAAGGGCATAGCGCAACCCTTCTGCATAAAAACGATTATTGTCGAGAATGGCGTAACTCACGATGGCCTCTTTATAAGGTACTGGGCGTATAGATAACGCGCAGCGTGCCGGTGTAATCCCCGGCATTTTTACTGCTGGCAGCAAACGCGGGCGTTTTCAGAACGATGGGGGCGGGGACACAAAGTACGCTCTCCCGTCCACCCGGCAGTACAACCTGACGCAGATATTGCGGGTCATTAGTGCCCTGCCAGACCAGCGTTTTGCCATTCGCCGCGGTTTCTACTGCGCCCGTTACCGGGTTGATCACCGTAACCTGATAATCGAGCCGATCCCGCGCTTCGGTCTGGCTTCCACCGCGTCGTCTGACGGAAAACGCCCCCTCAGTACGGCCCGTTGCCGCTAAACCGTCATCCTCAAAGCGCAGATAGACGCGCGTGCTGGCACTGTTTTTGCCGTCATACAGGCACATATCCAGCGCGCTCTCGCCCTGGATTTCGCTGCCGCCGGGCCGCCCCGGAAAATGGGTCAGATTGAGGTTAACCATCGGGGTTGAGTGGGGGAACGCCGGCAGATAAATCTGCTGGTTACCCGGATCGACCACCTCAATACGTATCGTCGCCTGCCAGCGGGCAATGGTGAGGTAGCCTGGGCATCCGACGTTGGCATCGTTAAAGTTGCCCCCGCACTCGGCGCTTCCCCATTCGCGCAGGTTCTGCTTCAGCGTTGCGGTCCAGATGCCCGGCTGGGCGAGCTTGTCCAGTTCGCCTTTAACGATGTAAAAATCAAAATAGGGCTCCCGCTTCCAGGCCGAGAGAATGTCGGTGCCGCCGGTGACAAAGCTGGCAAAGGTGAAGGTTATATTATTGAAAAACATATGTTTTTCCCCGTAGACCTTCACATCTGCGGTTTTATTTGTCGACGTGTGGGTAAAACGCAGCGTAATGGCGTAGGGGGCGGCCGGGTTCGCGGGAAACCAGACCGGTGCTGTCATACACGCCCCGTACGTCGGGTCGGTGCGGGACTCGCAGGTCAAGGTGTTGCGTCCCCACTTTTGCGGGTCGATAGTGTCGTAACCGCTCGGTTCATGGACCCAGATATCAAAACGCGCAGGCGGCACCGCGCGATCGTAGCTAATCCCTACGCTGGAGTTTCTTCCGGCAGGGACTCCCGCCAGCGTCTGGCAGCTCCACAAGGTCAAAAAAAGCAAAATAAAGAGGTAGTTGTTCACATCATTTCCCTTTGGTGAGGTGCTCTGCATTCATGGCCGTAGGCCCCGTCGGCACGTTACGTCCGGCGAGCATCAGTTGCGCCTGGTGCTGGACCGAATCCGGCAGGGCGGAGAAGGTGAGTTCCCGACACGGGATCGACCCGACGTAACGCACCACGTCGCGCATGCTTTTTACGCTCAGCTCACACTGATAAAACTGCTGCTGACGCACCAGATAAAGGTTGCGGAGCAGGGCGTCGCTCTGGGCGCTGAAACCGCCATTACCGAGATCGTTCCAGCCGTTCACGTTAAGCGGCACGCCGCCAACGAACGGTGAATGATGTTCGTCAGTGAGCTGGCCGAGCCAGGTGTAGCGGGTGGTGGTTTGCACGTCCCGGCGAAGCATTTTGCCCGGCACCATAAAGAGCGTTCGGCTCCCGGAACCCTGCGTGATTTCACTGCTGGCACCTGATGAGACGTTCAGCGACTCATTAACCGTCAGCGTTGTTGGCTGATAACCAGGCACCGCAAAAAGGGCGCGGCTGTTGGCCGGGATATCCGCGCTGCCGCCGTTATCCAGCGAGACGGCGACGCGTGAATCCCGGGAGTCCTCAGGCGTAGCCACGTTTACCGCAACGGCAGAAGCCGGGCGTCCGTCGCCCCAGCGGCCAAGCCACAGCCCGGAGCGCGACAGGGCGAGGGTGGAGCTGTAGTTGCCGCTGCTGCTTAACGTATGGCGCCGATCCTGGCGATCCCACGCGTCGCTCACCGTCAGGCTGGCGTTACCAAAACGTCCGCCCTGGCGCGTATACGCCGAGGCGTTGAGCGAATCGCTGTTGATCCCCGACGCGCTCAGGCCGTATTCATTCTCGCCGCGCGCGTCGGCATACCAGTTATGCGCCACGTTGTAGCTCAGCTGGTTTTTCTGATTCTGCTGGTGCTGCCAGGTTGCCCCAAGCGAGGTATAGCCTGACGCATCGCCCTGACGCTTATGCGCAAGTGAGAGGCTAACGCTCAGATAGCCGCCTTTGTCTTTCCCATCGCGAGAGTGGTCGTTGCGCATAAACAGGTTAATGCTGCTGTTGATGTTCAGACCGCGCGCGCTAAAGGTATTACTCAGCCCGCCCTGCCAGGCCTGCGTGCGGGAGCGGGTCACATACACCGGCTCCCACGGCAGGCCAGCGTCGTGACGATCGTCATGGTCAGGCAGTTCCCGGCGCGTAACGTAGCGCCCTTCGTTGCGGTTATCCGAATACCCCAGGTTGGCGTACCACGTGCCAACAGGCACGGAGAACATGACCGAGAGGCTACGATAACAGCCGTTGACGGCGTCAAAACCTGCGCTGCGGGTATTACAATTTTCAGCGGATAACGCGTTGCGGTAGAAGCTCAGCGAAAACCCGTCGTTATAGCTGATTTGCTGAATATTGCCGCGCTGACCCCTGCTGCCGTAGAGGTAGCTAAAGCGCGTGCTTAACACCCCGTCTATCGGACCCGCGTTAAAGCCGCGGCTCCAGTCGAGGGCATTTTCCAGAAAATGTTGTCTTTTCAGGACGGTTGCGCCGCTGGTCAGCGCCAGCGTCGGGGTTACGGGCAGGCGTACGCCCGCCTGCGCGACCGGGCTGCGTACGTCATTAGGATCGTTATTGGCCGTTTCTCCTGTCTGCATAAACCACTCGACGCGGTCGAATGGCGTAATGCCCGTACGGGTAAACGGAACCTGCTCGGTACGCGTCAGACGGTTATTTTCGTAAACTGACAGCGTCACGGTATAGCTTCCATCAGGAAACGCGCGGGTATCCAGGGTTTGCGCCCCGGCATTGAGGTAAAAGCTGGCCAGAAGCTCCTTGCCGCGGCGCGCGTCGATGCGCGCATCGTGCGAAAGCAGCACCGTAACGGGCGTGCCCTTCGATTGCTGAACCGGGTTGATCCAGGCCCGGGTCGAGCCCGCGCGCAGGCCACGAATTTTGCCCAGCGGCAGTTGGCTGAGGTTAATATTTCCCCCGGCGTTGCTGAACAGATCGCGCGTATCCATCTCGCCTATCTGTGCATAATATTCACGCCATAAATCTTGGCGGAACCAGGCATTGTTAACGGTTATTTCCTGCTGCTGCTGGTGACGCGAGCGTTGTCCCAGCCAGGTCCAGTCGAGGTTAAGATAGCCGTCCCGGGTCAGCGCCAGTGCCCCGTTGCCCTGAATGGTGGCGGACTGATAATCCCTGTCGGCAACAAAATTGATATTTTGCTGATGAATCAACGCATTCTCGGTCTCCTGCGTGGGCTGATACCACTGGTTTTCCACCGAGGGCTTTGGCAAAAAGCGCTTATCAAAAAACAGGTTTATACGGGCATTGTTTTCGTCATAGATGATGGCCGCACGGCGGGTTTCGAGATAATCACATCCCGTCGCGGAGCCGTTGCTGCTGCAGGCCAGGTTGCCGTTACGGGCAAGCGGAACGGCCAGCGCCGCGGAAACGGAGCCGATAAGGGCAGGATCGTCGTTAAACTGACGTTTGATGGCCGCGACCACGGTTTCAGGCGCGACAAAACTGACCGTTTCAAGATTGATATCGGTTTCAAAAAGGCCAAGCGACTCGCCGTATAAGCTCACTTCTGTCCACATGCGCTGCGTTTTTGCCAGGTCCTCGAATCCGGCCGGGACGGCCATCTCAGCGCAGGCGAGGTGGACAGATGCGGGTAATAAAGCAACAAAAAGGAGGGTATTTCTGTGAAACGCCATGAACGAGCCTCGACATCATCCTGACGTCAGAGGGCGGGCGCCCTCTGACGTTATTCCTTAGGTGCTGTGGTGTTACGCACCGCCTTCCGTGGTGGTCGCCTGAGTCAGCATCAGGCTCACAACGCCGCTGTACTGGCCGGTTTTCAGAATGCCTTTGGTAGTCTGGGAAATGGTCAGAGGCAGAACCGCAGAACCGTTTTCGACGCTGCCCGGGAACAGTTCGGTTCCGGTAAATTCGGCATCGGTGGTGGAGAGGGTTTTATCACCGAGAAGAACCGTCATCGGTACAATCTGATCCCCATCTGTGTTGGTGAGCTTAGCTGCGCTAACGAGGCGTACTTTGACGTTACTGGTAGCGGAGTTGGACCATACCTTGGTGTTCAGGCGGTAGCTTTCCAGGCCACGACCCGGCAGGTACTGCATGTCGATGCTGGCTGGCAGCGGCGTGTTATCGGCCTGGGTCATATCCAGCTGTGAATCAACGCTGGCGTTGACGGTAATATCTTTCTGGATCGCCAGCGCGCTGGCAGATGTGGTCATCGCGGCAACGATCATCAGAGGTTTAATAAATTTACGCATTGATATCTCCATATTTTACAAATGAGCACCCTGGCTCTTTAAACAAACCACAAGGGTTTTTACAGTGACGTCGTGTTATTGCACGACGGGTAAGTCAGCTTCTTCAGCGGTTTTTTTCACCCAGTTGAAGTAGCGGAATTTGTATTTTTTGCCGTTTACCTGATTAAGCGTTTTTAATTTCCGCTCGGTATCCGGGTAAATCGTGGCGTCTTCTTTAATCCATTTACAGGTGTCGTCTGACTGACAAATACCTATCTCCCTGAGCGGCACGCGCAGGGTGCCGGCATTAGTGACGGTCCCCCGTGCGGGATCGATATGCAGCGAAACGCGCTCCGTGGCAGGGGCCAGATGTACCAGCGCCCCCCAGATAACATTGACCCCTAGCCTTGCCGTCGCTGCCGTGCTTTCGGGCTGGCCGGCAATAATGCTGTCCGGCTGTTTTACCCCTTCAAAATAGACTCGCCAGGTGGTCTCTTTTTCCGGCGGCGTCAGTGAAACAAGGCGCACCACGCGCATTGCGCCTGCCGCCAGGGCAAATTTATCGGGCGTCACCACGACGCCGCCTTCCTTCCACGAAGCAACGTCAATCTCTTTTTCCTGGGCCGTTCCGGGGTTAAGAATTTTCTTTTGCCTCACCCGGATGAACTGAATATCATCCGTTTTCGATGCCACTTTTATTTGCGCTGCGCCGGTGCTATCCACGTTAAGTTCCATTGGATAGACGCTCATATTGGCCATTGTCATTTCTGAGAAAAATGACAGCGACAGCGCGGCGACATAAAACGCGGTTGTCATATTCACTTTTTGTTTCTGTTTCACATTCAGCCTGCCTGCTCTGAGTTCTTGTACGGTTTTTAACACCAGGACACCGTCTGCTTTCGTATCGCTTCAGGGCAGGGAAACTTTAACCAGAACAGCAGGTTGTGAAAATTTGTATTAGTTAACTGCTGATATACAGTGATTTATCCTGCTTTGATGGGCTTAAAGTTGTATAGTTAAAAGAAAATGCCGCTACCCAGGATGGGGAGAAAATTCCTGTTGATGAAAAAACAACCTGCTCAGGACGTGATTTTCTTGCCGATGTCACAGGGATAAAAGAAGCCTGCGGTAATAGCTGAGAGTGAAATATGTTTTTTATATGCAATAATTCGTTGTTATTTGATCCTGAAGCACATGCAATTAGTCTTGTTGGTCAACCGGAGTCTGTATTAACGCTCTCGGCGCCAGCCGTTCGCCTTTTGCAGGAGTTTATTCGTCATAAAGGGCACGATCTGAGTCGGGAAGAATTAATTACGCGCGTCTGGGAGGAGTATGGCTTTACGCCGTCTGGAAATAACCTCAACAAAGCGGTCAGTGAATTACGGAAAGGCTTCCAGTCCCTCGGTGAACATCACAATTTTATTGTGACGATACCCCGGTATGGATTCCGTTTTGTTGCCGATGTGATTTGCCAGCCTGCGCAAACCGTTCACCCTGCTGAACCGCAACCGCACTCTGTTGTGGTTCCGCCAGAGGCAAAACGTCAGCGTATTTCTCTGAAATGGGGCGCCGCGGCGGCGGTATTGTTAGCATCATCACTGGGGTTAGGCCTGCTGTTTAACCAGCAGCAGAAGATTGCTCTACCGATGACGCCAAAGCCCGTCGCGCAAAAAATAGCGGGCTGCAGCATCTGGCTTATTAACGATCATGGCCGGCTACTGGTGCTCTCGAAACTGACGGCGCTGCTGGAGGCGAATAACGTGGCGTGCGCGCGCGAAGCGTACAATATCTATTATTTCAGCGCCCGCTTTAACCTTGCAGCTGCGGATGAAGTGTTTATTGGTGCATGCCCGGTCAATAAAACCAGCCTGTGCAAAACCATTCGCTATAAAAGCGGGGCAGAAAAATGAAAACTAAACTTCTGTTCGCCGCGGGCGGTGCGCTTGTCGGCGGCGCGCTGGCGCTGTTTATCTATTCGGGCGGCCTGTATAAGCGTGATGCGCTGGCCTGCAGTACGGAATTTAACTTTACGCGCAACGAGGGAAAAGCGAATGAGGTCCGGGTCAATACCGTGGCCCAGTTCTATTTTCATCGGGACGGTACCGGCTTTACAACGTACAAAGGGGCTGCCATGGCTGAAGGCCGGGGCATGATCGTTGACAGGGATGTGGATTTTACCTGGTCGCGACGGGATGATGATAACGTTATCGTGTTGAGCTACACCAAAACCTGGCGTCGGCATAATGACAATACCCCGGACGAAAAGTGGGGAGGCTTTGCGAGGCCGACAGCCCGCTATTACCTCACGATCTCCGAGGTCGAACCCGCCGTGTGGCTGATACAGGACCGGCTCTATCCCACCTATATTTGCCGCGGTGACTAGGGCATAAAAAAAGGAGAATGCCTGAGGCATTCTCCTTTTTGTTTCAGCAGGTCAGCTTAATCCCGGCTGGCGAAGCCCAGGATGCTCAGCAGGCTGACGAAGATATTGTACAGCGACACATACAGGCTCACGGTCGCGCGGATGTAGTTGGTCTCACCGCCGTGAATGATGTTGCTGGTTTCGTACAGGATCGCGCCGGATGACAGCAGGATAAACACCGCGCTGATTGCCAGATGCAGGGCAGGCAGCTGCAGGAAGATGTTTGCCACCATGCCAATCAGCACCACCACGATACCCGCCATCAGCATACCGCCGAGGAAGGACATGTCCTTGCGCGTGGTCAGCACGTAGGCCGAGCAGCAGAAGAACACCAGCGCGGTGCCGCCCAGCGCCATGCCAATCACGTCACCCATGCCGGCAGACAGGTACGCGT is a genomic window containing:
- a CDS encoding transcriptional regulator, coding for MFFICNNSLLFDPEAHAISLVGQPESVLTLSAPAVRLLQEFIRHKGHDLSREELITRVWEEYGFTPSGNNLNKAVSELRKGFQSLGEHHNFIVTIPRYGFRFVADVICQPAQTVHPAEPQPHSVVVPPEAKRQRISLKWGAAAAVLLASSLGLGLLFNQQQKIALPMTPKPVAQKIAGCSIWLINDHGRLLVLSKLTALLEANNVACAREAYNIYYFSARFNLAAADEVFIGACPVNKTSLCKTIRYKSGAEK
- the yccA gene encoding FtsH protease modulator YccA; the protein is MDRIITSSRDRTSLLSTHKVLRNTYFMLSLTLAFSAITATASTVLMLPSPGLILTLVGMYGLMFLTYKTADKPVGILSAFAFTGFLGYILGPILNAYLSAGMGDVIGMALGGTALVFFCCSAYVLTTRKDMSFLGGMLMAGIVVVLIGMVANIFLQLPALHLAISAVFILLSSGAILYETSNIIHGGETNYIRATVSLYVSLYNIFVSLLSILGFASRD